In Montipora capricornis isolate CH-2021 chromosome 4, ASM3666992v2, whole genome shotgun sequence, the DNA window GGAAGGGAAATTTATTACAAGCTATCGATAAAACGTGATTAAATTTCTGGGCGTGGTTTACACTTTTTAACGTCTTTATCAAATtaaaaacaactaaagaaaGAGTTAAATCTATTGATTCACAGTTAAGACTTGAACTACTATTTTAAGAAGTCACTTTCTAAATTTACTGGCTTAGCAAATCGCCatcttaaaaacaaaagaatcaaAACCATTTAACAAAAAGGTGAGACTAAACGCAGCAGAATAGCAAAAGTAAAAAGAACAATAGAGGTGAGAAATAATTTCGTAATAAGGtcatgatttcatttcattgtgttTGAAGCTTGAATTAATGAGCGTCATTGTTGGGAATATAAAAGAAGGAGAAATACAAACAGTTTCATCAAAGCTAGTAACGTCTTCCTAGAAGCAAGTGAGATTCTTCGCGCGATAaagtttcaaaataattatttggcaTCGTGTCCAAGGTATGGTTTCAAGAAAAGCTATGAAAAGATCCGCACCAGAAAATGAATGTAAGTACCACAAAACGGActtgttcctttttctttttatcccTATTTTAACGTTGATGGGCTGGGAAGGAGGCCATAAGGCCAGAATTGCCTCCTTGAAAAGTTTTAAatagctgacgttttgagcggaGTAGCTAAACACCAGACGGGCTACTACACGAATTACGGGTGTGCAATCGCTTTAATTGGCCTCTAGAGGTGCGATAAGAAACCAAATAGTCTGTAGATTTTAATCTTGTAAGTCATGCTCCCGAAGGAAAACAATATTTCACTCGATTCTCCAGGCCAACTTTAATTCTCGAGTTTTCTcctcaaaatgaaatttttcaCATATCACACATCACTGTATCATATCGCCCGAGTTAACACGAtggattttatttcaaaggaaAATATATTGGTGACAagtgttgttaataagctcgcTAAAAACTGTTTCTTCGAAATCTGGTTAAGTATCGTTTACGACTACTGGCTCTAGCCCGCAAAGTGTCCCACGAGCAAGTTGTAATTATAACCTGTTAAGTCCCCCGAAGGTCAGCTGTCCCGAAACCAGAGCTATGTGTGTATCTACGCTTCGATTCACATGGCAATAATTGTTACTGAACTGTTACATTGGAATTAGAAAATTGTCTCGTTCTTCAATAATTGTCTCGCACTTTACGGTGCTTTGTTTTCGTATCATTCTCTTATGCAAAGTCCAGTCTAATTTGAGAGTTTtgtgcttttctttctttagccCTTTGGTAGTAAAtttaacggtttttttttttaattttgggctcattcatttttttgtcatttttaaagTTTCCTGTTTCATGCCTTACGTTGTTGCTCGGGTCTATACTACAAGCCGCAAGAAATCTTACGAATTTTCTTCACTCAAATTAGTCTGGCTTTTCCGAGTTCAAAgtagttttcattttttctcagaCGGCAGAATGCGTCAAAGACGTCGAAGAACAGCTTTTACAGATGAACAGCTCGATCTATTGGAAGAAACGTTTCAAAGCGAGCAATTCCCTGGAATCCAGATCAGAGAAGATCTCGCGCGTGAGATGAAAATCAGAGAGGACCGAATTCAGGTAATCAGTGTTATGATGTTCTTGGTCATTTGCGCGTATTTGACTCTGTTGATTTTAAAGAGCGCGCAAAAGGTATTAACTTACCTTTTCCCAATATGACAGAAGACCTGGTTTTAAAACTTGCATTGGCGATTCGCTTTCAAGAAGTCGAAATAGGTCTAATAGCAAAATgtttcaaagaataatttgcTGTCGATAACCTTTGGGAACATTTTGCCTTTGCTCGGTTTTGGCGATTGGTCACTGATTGGTAGACccactttttaacatttttcgtAGAAACAAGAACAGTTATTTGCAGGACATGTATGAAGATAACTTGCATTGGgttacaatcaaatttgctaAATTGAATTGTAAGTTAAACAGCCCGCCTCGATTAACTTTGCTATATACGCGTTgtgtatttcttcaatttgttaaattatgAACGTTGAAATCTCCCTTTTTTAAGTTTGGTTTTTTACGGAAGATTTTAATTTCATATCCGGGGAACTTTTGTTCTCATTCTTTTAAATCCAGACTGGCATATCTGGTCAAACTCTTAGTTTGCATGTTATCCCCTTTTACTACTGAAGAGCACACTCTCGTTACCTTGCCTCCAATTTTCCCTAAAAAATATTCTTCTCATGCCGCCAGATTTACATAAGGTAGTGTACCCGATGTGACTGCAACATGAAAGGGAACGAAACGCTCTTTAAATCACGATAAATTGACATCAGTGCTGGTGATGAAAGATTTCCATAGTGCCAATTGCCCTCAAACAAGTAGTTACCATTGGTGATTACGAGTCCTAGTCAATTGTCTAAACTTAGGTTTACATTCTCTTAGGTTTGGTTCCAGAACCGCCGTTCAAGATGGCGAAAGAGGGAAATTAAGAACAAACCAGCCACAAGATTACTTGCCTCTGGGAAGAGTCTACCAAACTCTCATGTCACCTCGTCAACTATTTTCCAGCCGTCACCTGCTATTTTCCCGTCACCGCATACAGCACCCTTCAGACCCTGGGAGCCATTATATACGCCATTCTCCATAAATCATTTGCTTTCCCCGACAGTATCCTCGCAATGGTTCCGCCATGTTACGTCTTCACCGACTCCAGTTACTTCTCAGACAACCCAAACCGTGAACGTTATGGTCCACCCCCGCGTAACAGCGTCAGCGAGCCGCAGCCCTTCTCCCACGGCCAGTCTTGCCACTCTCTACCAGGCTTCCTGCGTTCATGAGTCAGACAGAGAAAGGAATCGCCACTCTGTAGATGATTATTTGGCCGCTGTTACTTTGGCCAGCGGGTTCCAGAGAGAAAATTAgttgaatacaaaaaaaatacgAGAATTAACAGATATACATGGTGACAAGgtagcttttttattttgtttggaaaaatGTAGTTTTTACAAGATCTGAAAACTGAGTTAACATGTGTAAATGAGATATAAGTCGTCAAAATACGTCACGTGTTAAAAAATGGAATAAATGATTGTCATTATCTCTTAGGACGGTCTCGTTATGATCTCGTGTGTGTGGCGGACGGGTGGGAGGTTTACTATAAAGATGAGGGAGAAATTAAAGAAGAGAAAAGTGTTTCGGCGTTTCCTTATGTCACAAAGCAAGTCGAGCAAACACGTGAGCCTTGCGAAGCAGCAGAATTTAATATCGTTTGAGATTCTTTATTGGTCGTGTGTTGAATGAATTATAGTTTTAGGAAATCGATTTCGATCGAGTTGTGTCATCAGAGACAATGAATATCATAGTTGTACAAGATTGTTAAAAGTTTCCTCGACTTTTTACGTGCGATGCCTGTGACAGAACACGTTTGAAATGCGCTTGCGTGTTGTTTTCATGATGGTTAGATATGGCAATTAGCCATGTGACAGAAATACAACATGcgtgtttctttttattttcgcgCGACTTCCGAACACACACACAGATATGGCAATTAGCCATGTGGCAGAAATACAACATGCATGCTTCTTTTTATTTTCGCCCGACTTCCTAACACACACACCACTTCCCTTCTTTGAATTACTGCGTTCTCACACTGCATTCCTAGAAAATAGAgtcccttaaggacggtgcctactattgttattgcgcatacgttctgcgcatctcgacacactcgaatttcctatgggtgatgcttattaacacagggatatttttggggtgcttcaaaactatgcggagaaagcagaacttagcaggtgctcttagtatccaaaaagaaaattgggggtaaccatgcatttttcagagataattaagattcaatttggaaaagaacgccatacattgctttgtatttcaaagcttttacaaatattgttgattaattgtcttcgaaaaatgcgtagttacccccaactttcgtttcggatttcaataacacttgttaagatctgcttttcccgcatattcagtaaaccgcgcaaaaatacctttgaaataTTTGGTACCGTCCTTACGTGATCTTCGTCTGCTCTAAGAGCTAGCCACCGAAGCCTACTTTGAATTAAATCGATTTTTTCGATCAAGCGTTATAGAACAGTGATGAACTCAAGAATATTACAACTCTTGCTTCATTTCCAGTTCCCACCGTAAATTAATTTAACAAAAATTGCTGTTATTGATTGTGAGTACATTCAAATAAGTGGAATTTATAAAAACGCTTACTGGTAAATCGCAAAGCAAATTTTCGCTTCTGATCACACTTAACTTTCTCTAGCGCTTTTACCACGTCCGTTGCGACTCTCAGTCGTTTTTAAGGGTCAGTGGCATTTGCAACCAACTTTAACCTTCTACACAAACAGCAATAACCCACGTAAACGCCACAGGGTGTCTTATTATTAACTCGATTTGCCATGATCACCGCTTACCCGTTTAAATTGTCCTACTTATTTTAAGTTGCGTTGCGAGACAACTGACGCGCGAAACATTGCACTGTGTCCGCAGCACATGCTGTCAAAGCCTCTGAATTTATTGTGTAATGCTGAGCAATCATTCTCAGAATTTTCACTCTAATCAAACACGGTGCgttaaaaaaaatgacttcaTTGCCTGTTCAAATCAGGAAAATTCAGATCATGATCCATCCCCACCTTTAGATTCGGAGAAATCTTGGTTAAGCTACCGTCCAAACTTCACTGCTTTTAAACGCTAAATTCACAAAAGCGCCCTAGCTGCAAGTGACAGTGACAATCTAATGATTTTTGATTATTCAAAATTTCATACATTTGAACCACGGAATGGTCAtgaaatgatgaaatgaaagtgAGAACGATCATCGCAGTTAAGTAATCAAGTTATGTAGTTGCAAGGGAGCGTGAAATTAAACCAGGCTTGACCGTTAGAATTAAGGCTgatttccatatgatcgcagacgatcgcggatcgGAGATCGCAGGcgatcgcaaagagagctgtttccatataatcgcagacgaCCATAAACGATCGCAGAGCCCAATGAAGCCATACATTTCGCTCAGcggaaatgtcaaatgtacagTCAGGTGCATTGTGCTCGCGGGAAAATCGCCgcaaacaacatggcggacatcgaggaggaaattttgctgcaagcaaATTTAATTCTTCTTTTAGTCCTAAAGCGACGacatcgtcagcttcaaaacCGAAGGAATCATCGGTTttgtgtttgaaaaatattcatgaagacCCAGAAGGTATCGTCTTCAACCGCTTCAGATAACGACCATACGCAGTTCTTATGTTGTGGAATTTGACCTCTACCTCCGCTGCCGATAAATTAAATTTCTCGCCGATTTTTTCCCAACGGTTagcctttttatttttgtctttgaaatCTTTACTGTTACGGTTGTAAACGTACTCATATCGCGCAACTTCCTCCATGAATTCCTCGTTAGTAACGTTACCATGTTCAATGCCAGCcatgtttacaaaaaatgaGCGTTGCTATAAACGAACATTTGGGCTTTATGGCTAAAGCGTTGAATCATGGGTCAGAATTTAAAATATTATGGGACacgtttcgatcgcagatcACAGAACTTTGGTTTCGCAGGGTCGCAAATTGCCTACTACTCTGCTTATGATAACTGCATTTAAAATAGCTGATGTTGTTACCGTCCTTTTCTCCCAGTCATATGAAACAGGTCAACTTCTCAAGGACTGAAGAAGTGCTCACGTAGTTCCAGTTTTTAAGAAGGGGGAAAAACATGATGCATGCAATTATTAAAGACCTGTCTCCCTTACTGTCTCCCTTATGTAAAATCATGGGACATATTATTTATAGGAACATTATGCACCATCTTGAGGACAATGACATCTTATTTGCGAACCAACATGGATTTCGGAAAAATCATTCATGTGAATCTCAGTTGATTCTGACTGTTGAAGACCTGGCTAAGAACctgcgatccgcgatcgtctgcgatcatatggaaaccagcctttagaaCCTATTTCCGTGCGATTACGCTGCAGTCCTCTGCCAACGAATACGTTATCAAATGAATGCAGTCTGAATAGTAAGAAACTTGATCAAGGGCAGGAACGATCTGAGCATTCCATTTTTGGAAAAGACGAAAGTTCCATGGGCAGAAAATAAGGCAATAAACATGTTGCTTTGGGACCAAAACAACTTTTCAAGGTTATCTAGATAGCTTTGAGCTTTTGAAAAACAGCATGACATATGTGTGCTCATCGTTTACGAAAAGCGGTTAACCGGAAAGTGTCCGGGGTTAACATAAGAATATTACGAATaaaagaaatgatcctcgcactaaTATGGACAATTATAGCATGGTCTCCCATAGACACATGAAAAACAGTAcagacctcgaactcggttagtaagaggtatttctTAACGTTGCAAAAATatcgaaaaagaaaggaaaaggttAAAAGGGAATTTTATTACCGTGTCTTGGCAAAATATAATTATTGCTGTGCGCACGTGTAAGTTCTTTTCCTAACGTTTTAATTCAACTAAACACTGTGCGAAAAGTGAAATGGCTTCACTCGCAATAGCTTGAGTTACTCTTTTAATAAAATCTCCGAACTAATTTTCTCTATAAGGACAAAAGAAAGAGAATTATTTCGCATTTCGACAAATATTCACGACCCATAAATGTCACAGTGGTAATATTGTATCGGAAGGAAGTAGAATTTGATTAAAATGTGCTGGTTTATATGATTAAGAAGGAGACTGCGTCTAACATACAAAGATTTAGGTTTTTGACTTTAACTATCGAAGGATGCTGAGTAATGTTGAGAAAAATAATCATAAAGAAAGAAGTAGGTGAAAGGGAAATTTTATCACAGGCTATGGATAAAACGTGATTATAATTCTGCGCGTGGCTTAATTCGTTTTCTAACGTTTTCATTAAACTAAAAACAACTTAAGAAACAGTTAAATCGATTGATTCACAGTTACGACTTGAACTACTATTTTAAGAAGTCACTTTCTAGCTTAGCAAATCGCCATCTCAGAGACAAAAGAATCAAAACAATTTAACAAAAAGGTGAGACTAAGCGCAGCACAATAGCACAAGTAAAAGAACAATAGAGGTGAGAAATAATTTCGTAAGAAGGtcatgatttcatttcattgtgttTGAAGCTTGAATTAATAAGTGTCAATGTTGGGAATATAAAAGAAGGAG includes these proteins:
- the LOC138046455 gene encoding uncharacterized protein — translated: MVSRKAMKRSAPENEYGRMRQRRRRTAFTDEQLDLLEETFQSEQFPGIQIREDLAREMKIREDRIQVWFQNRRSRWRKREIKNKPATRLLASGKSLPNSHVTSSTIFQPSPAIFPSPHTAPFRPWEPLYTPFSINHLLSPTVSSQWFRHVTSSPTPVTSQTTQTVNVMVHPRVTASASRSPSPTASLATLYQASCVHESDRERNRHSVDDYLAAVTLASGFQRENYPKATTSSASKPKESSVLCLKNIHEDPEVPKGMASRKSVKRSAPENEYDGTRQRRRRTTFTDEQLDRLEETFGKEKFPGIQIREDLARELNIGEDRIQVWFQNRRARWRKHEIKNKPAPGILLSENRQPICDVIPQTIFQTSPAIFPPLHSVPSRPWEPFYAPFSTTHWIPPRETLE